One segment of Odontesthes bonariensis isolate fOdoBon6 chromosome 1, fOdoBon6.hap1, whole genome shotgun sequence DNA contains the following:
- the LOC142378608 gene encoding PWWP domain-containing DNA repair factor 3B-like isoform X2, giving the protein MKGGHRKTRKREPKKKPAETADFDSSPAAEESNVASGALSTCCQSPLSSLTSTPKRGNRDRRQTQRASLTSTPVHSLSDVAGSPPDVNEVQLQYTELIARSKTPAADSPCSNSKSQSKGRRCHASQPRQVQQGAAEEQTQTNGSTPKRKRGRPRKTETVDLKGKTSTQSSKRSRPRFELKEPDAAGQESWLSSDLSIELSHHKEPSLPFQEDEKSDEEEEEEEEEEDLPSFLMQMDKKPPCITEGAFVWCKYRYYPSWPALVKSVNRKQKKASILFIEDTSIQKKKGITVAQKTLKPFDCEEADELIRKAKETYDAAITWSLELIEDYRIRIACGSFSGTFIEYFNHDMSYPVRRKYPQAASERLTISSDDIKEDSLDEIKEDSLSEKNEDVCRSSKRLLPDRSHAAHNRANEKLVHFIVKQRMVERHLLAVIRGQQQSRWLRSFLSAKRRRVVNIYLEDDQQLDQVYWYLSELYATTVGTAPCLAEMKSMECVPFVLDVLLPEAIIYAIAGVDNVSVKKAEEKYLKGRCISNRERQEFDLMIERQMRKKSQRQNAALDSLSDAIN; this is encoded by the exons ATGAAAG GAGGACATCGTAAAACAAGGAAAAGGGAACCTAAAAAGAAACCTGCAGAGACTGCAGACTTCGACTCATCTCCAGCTGCAGAAGAATCAAATGTGGCGAGCGGTGCTTTGTCAACTTGCTGCCAATCCCCTCTGAGTTCCTTAACAAGTACCCCGAAAAGAGGCAACAGAGACAGGAGACAGACACAACGGGCCAGCCTGACCTCCACGCCAGTCCACAGCCTATCTGACGTTGCAGGCTCTCCTCCTGACGTGAATGAAGTGCAGTTACAGTACACGGAGCTCATCGCTCGGTCAAAG ACGCCAGCGGCAGATTCACCATGCTCCAACTCCAAATCTCAAAGCAAAGGAAGGAGGTGTCACGCCTCCCAGCCAAGACAAGTTCAACAaggggcagcagaggagcagacgCAGACCAACGGCTCGACACCCAAACGTAAGCGTGGCAGGCCGCGGAAGACGGAGACTGTGGatttaaaagggaaaaccaGTACTCAGTCATCGAAACGCTCAAGACCGCGATTTGAACTGAAGGAGCCTGACGCAGCGGGACAAG AGTCTTGGCTTTCTTCCGATCTGTCAATTGAGCTGAGTCACCACAAGGAACCCTCTTTGCCCTTCCAGGAAGATGAGAAAAgtgacgaggaggaggaggaggaggaggaagaggaagaccttCCAAGTTTTCTGATGCAGATGGACAAAA AGCCTCCGTGCATCACAGAGGGAGCAtttgtgtggtgcaaatatagATATTACCCATCCTGGCCTGCATTG GTAAAGAGTGTGAATCGTAAGCAGAAAAAAGCAAGCATCCTGTTCATTGAAGACACAAGCATTCAGAAAAAGAAAGG GATTACTGTGGCTCAGAAGACGCTGAAGCCTTTTGACTGCGAGGAAGCCGATGAGCTGATT CGTAAAGCCAAAGAAACGTATGATGCTGCCATAACTTGGTCCCTGGAACTTATAGAAGACTATAGGATCCGGATTG catGCGGCTCATTTTCTGGCACCTTCATTGAGTACTTTAATCACGACATGA GTTACCCAGTGAGGAGGAAGTATCCGCAGGCAGCCTCAGAGAGACTAACCATCTCCAGCGATGATATCAAGGAGGACAGCCTCGATGAAATCAAGGAGGACAGCCTTAGTGAGAAGAACGAAGATGTCTGTAGGAGCTCAAAGAGGCTGCTGCCGGACCGGAGTCATGCTGCCCACAACCGCGCTAACGAGAAGCTGGTGCATTTCATTGtcaagcagcgcatggtggaaCGACATCTTCTG GCTGTGATCCGTGGGCAGCAGCAATCCAGATGGCTTCGCTCCTTTTTGAGTGCCAAGCGGAGACGAGTGGTAAACATATACCTTGAAGATGACCAGCAGCTGGACCAAGTCTACTGGTACCTCAGTGAGCTCTATGCAACGACTGTAGGTACAGCTCCTTGTTTGGCTGAGATGAAATCAATGGAGTGTGTACCTTTTGTTCTAGATGTGCTTCTACCCGAG GCGATCATTTATGCCATTGCTGGGGTGGACAATGTTTCAGTGAAAAAGGCAGAGGAAAAGTACCTGAAAGGACGATGTATTAGTAACAG AGAAAGACAAGAGTTTGACTTGATGATTGAGCGGCAAATGAGGAAGAAATCACAGCGACAGAATGCAGCTCTCGACTCGCTCTCTGACGCCATCAATTAA
- the LOC142378608 gene encoding PWWP domain-containing DNA repair factor 3B-like isoform X1 — translation MKGGHRKTRKREPKKKPAETADFDSSPAAEESNVASGALSTCCQSPLSSLTSTPKRGNRDRRQTQRASLTSTPVHSLSDVAGSPPDVNEVQLQYTELIARSKTPAADSPCSNSKSQSKGRRCHASQPRQVQQGAAEEQTQTNGSTPKRKRGRPRKTETVDLKGKTSTQSSKRSRPRFELKEPDAAGQEESWLSSDLSIELSHHKEPSLPFQEDEKSDEEEEEEEEEEDLPSFLMQMDKKPPCITEGAFVWCKYRYYPSWPALVKSVNRKQKKASILFIEDTSIQKKKGITVAQKTLKPFDCEEADELIRKAKETYDAAITWSLELIEDYRIRIACGSFSGTFIEYFNHDMSYPVRRKYPQAASERLTISSDDIKEDSLDEIKEDSLSEKNEDVCRSSKRLLPDRSHAAHNRANEKLVHFIVKQRMVERHLLAVIRGQQQSRWLRSFLSAKRRRVVNIYLEDDQQLDQVYWYLSELYATTVGTAPCLAEMKSMECVPFVLDVLLPEAIIYAIAGVDNVSVKKAEEKYLKGRCISNRERQEFDLMIERQMRKKSQRQNAALDSLSDAIN, via the exons ATGAAAG GAGGACATCGTAAAACAAGGAAAAGGGAACCTAAAAAGAAACCTGCAGAGACTGCAGACTTCGACTCATCTCCAGCTGCAGAAGAATCAAATGTGGCGAGCGGTGCTTTGTCAACTTGCTGCCAATCCCCTCTGAGTTCCTTAACAAGTACCCCGAAAAGAGGCAACAGAGACAGGAGACAGACACAACGGGCCAGCCTGACCTCCACGCCAGTCCACAGCCTATCTGACGTTGCAGGCTCTCCTCCTGACGTGAATGAAGTGCAGTTACAGTACACGGAGCTCATCGCTCGGTCAAAG ACGCCAGCGGCAGATTCACCATGCTCCAACTCCAAATCTCAAAGCAAAGGAAGGAGGTGTCACGCCTCCCAGCCAAGACAAGTTCAACAaggggcagcagaggagcagacgCAGACCAACGGCTCGACACCCAAACGTAAGCGTGGCAGGCCGCGGAAGACGGAGACTGTGGatttaaaagggaaaaccaGTACTCAGTCATCGAAACGCTCAAGACCGCGATTTGAACTGAAGGAGCCTGACGCAGCGGGACAAG AAGAGTCTTGGCTTTCTTCCGATCTGTCAATTGAGCTGAGTCACCACAAGGAACCCTCTTTGCCCTTCCAGGAAGATGAGAAAAgtgacgaggaggaggaggaggaggaggaagaggaagaccttCCAAGTTTTCTGATGCAGATGGACAAAA AGCCTCCGTGCATCACAGAGGGAGCAtttgtgtggtgcaaatatagATATTACCCATCCTGGCCTGCATTG GTAAAGAGTGTGAATCGTAAGCAGAAAAAAGCAAGCATCCTGTTCATTGAAGACACAAGCATTCAGAAAAAGAAAGG GATTACTGTGGCTCAGAAGACGCTGAAGCCTTTTGACTGCGAGGAAGCCGATGAGCTGATT CGTAAAGCCAAAGAAACGTATGATGCTGCCATAACTTGGTCCCTGGAACTTATAGAAGACTATAGGATCCGGATTG catGCGGCTCATTTTCTGGCACCTTCATTGAGTACTTTAATCACGACATGA GTTACCCAGTGAGGAGGAAGTATCCGCAGGCAGCCTCAGAGAGACTAACCATCTCCAGCGATGATATCAAGGAGGACAGCCTCGATGAAATCAAGGAGGACAGCCTTAGTGAGAAGAACGAAGATGTCTGTAGGAGCTCAAAGAGGCTGCTGCCGGACCGGAGTCATGCTGCCCACAACCGCGCTAACGAGAAGCTGGTGCATTTCATTGtcaagcagcgcatggtggaaCGACATCTTCTG GCTGTGATCCGTGGGCAGCAGCAATCCAGATGGCTTCGCTCCTTTTTGAGTGCCAAGCGGAGACGAGTGGTAAACATATACCTTGAAGATGACCAGCAGCTGGACCAAGTCTACTGGTACCTCAGTGAGCTCTATGCAACGACTGTAGGTACAGCTCCTTGTTTGGCTGAGATGAAATCAATGGAGTGTGTACCTTTTGTTCTAGATGTGCTTCTACCCGAG GCGATCATTTATGCCATTGCTGGGGTGGACAATGTTTCAGTGAAAAAGGCAGAGGAAAAGTACCTGAAAGGACGATGTATTAGTAACAG AGAAAGACAAGAGTTTGACTTGATGATTGAGCGGCAAATGAGGAAGAAATCACAGCGACAGAATGCAGCTCTCGACTCGCTCTCTGACGCCATCAATTAA